The following are encoded in a window of Pseudalgibacter alginicilyticus genomic DNA:
- a CDS encoding Gfo/Idh/MocA family protein, translating to MERRNFIKNSALASAGILTSTGALASSLGFSGSKAGKLKLALIGCGGRGTGAINAALKGPIPSELVAMADLFKDKIDSQLNVLLKNNGDKKNIKVTEETKFVGFQGYKEAIALADVVFIGTPAAFKPVIFEEAIRQGKHVFLEKPVCVDSIGFHKILEAAAIAKQKKLYVAAGLQRRYSPGYQAIINEIHSGAIGDIHSAECYWMGGPIGDLTRPRKENWTEMEFQNRHWRSFAWASGGNIIEFHIHNLDIINWALNQQNPVSVLSMGGKSPDMNFSGSLGGFDSIVSNFKYKNGVSMHSYSRNIPNCKNKNGEYFYGTKGKVVIGRDATIYDNDGKEIFKATSKDYGNFHGMFNKVQDHLMDSIYNNKEYFNEAVYAAEASMTGILGRMSAWSGDELSWEEGTQSKVSLFDYTNETSLNSAPPILMDQFGNYPVPTPGKTIVM from the coding sequence ATGGAAAGAAGAAATTTTATTAAAAATTCAGCGCTTGCTAGTGCTGGAATTTTGACTTCAACTGGAGCACTTGCAAGTAGTTTGGGGTTTAGTGGAAGTAAAGCAGGGAAATTAAAGTTAGCACTAATTGGTTGTGGAGGAAGAGGTACTGGAGCAATAAATGCAGCGTTAAAAGGCCCTATTCCTTCAGAATTAGTGGCAATGGCAGATTTATTTAAAGATAAAATAGATTCGCAATTAAATGTACTTTTAAAAAATAATGGAGACAAAAAGAATATTAAAGTAACTGAAGAAACTAAATTTGTAGGCTTCCAAGGTTATAAAGAAGCAATTGCTTTAGCTGATGTTGTTTTTATTGGAACTCCTGCGGCATTTAAACCGGTTATTTTTGAAGAAGCTATTAGACAAGGAAAACACGTGTTTCTTGAAAAACCTGTGTGTGTTGACTCAATAGGGTTTCATAAAATACTAGAAGCTGCAGCTATTGCAAAACAAAAGAAACTATACGTTGCTGCTGGTTTACAAAGAAGATATTCACCAGGATATCAAGCCATTATAAATGAAATCCATAGCGGTGCAATTGGAGATATTCACTCAGCAGAATGCTATTGGATGGGTGGCCCAATTGGAGATTTAACACGTCCTAGAAAAGAGAATTGGACAGAAATGGAATTTCAAAATAGACATTGGAGATCATTTGCTTGGGCAAGTGGTGGAAATATTATTGAATTTCATATCCACAATTTAGATATTATAAATTGGGCACTAAATCAACAAAATCCAGTTTCTGTATTGTCAATGGGTGGAAAATCTCCAGACATGAATTTTTCTGGTTCTTTAGGTGGATTTGATAGTATTGTTTCAAATTTTAAATATAAAAATGGCGTTTCAATGCATAGTTACAGTCGAAATATTCCTAATTGTAAAAATAAAAATGGAGAATATTTTTATGGAACTAAAGGAAAAGTTGTAATTGGTAGAGATGCAACTATTTATGATAATGATGGTAAAGAAATTTTTAAAGCAACTAGTAAAGATTATGGTAATTTCCACGGTATGTTTAATAAGGTTCAAGATCATTTAATGGATAGTATTTACAATAATAAAGAATATTTTAACGAAGCTGTATATGCTGCAGAAGCATCAATGACTGGCATTTTAGGAAGAATGTCTGCTTGGTCTGGAGATGAGTTAAGTTGGGAAGAAGGTACGCAATCGAAAGTTTCATTATTTGATTACACCAATGAAACAAGCTTAAATAGTGCCCCTCCAATTCTGATGGATCAATTTGGGAATTATCCAGTGCCAACACCAGGAAAAACAATTGTAATGTAA